The proteins below come from a single Holdemania massiliensis genomic window:
- the gltX gene encoding glutamate--tRNA ligase, with translation MEKVRTRFAPSPTGYMHIGNLRTALYEYLVAKKDDGTFILRIEDTDQERLVEGAVDLIYSTLKECGLEHDEGPDIGGDYGSYVQSERMASGIYKEYAEKLIELGGAHYCFCSEDDIHHQKEEAEAKGVSFKYNDPCHNMTLEEARQRIANGEKYVVRQNIPLTGTTSFEDEVYGHIEVENSILDESILLKSDGFPTYNFANIIDDHMMNITHVVRGNEYLSSTPKYNLVYQAFGWNIPKYIHLPPVMKDEHHKLSKRNGDASFQDLVAKGYLPAAILNYIALLGWSPETEQEIYSLDELKKAFSVERISKSPAIFDIEKLTWMNGMYIRSMSLEQFHQLALPHLHNAVKGDFDLLEISKILQPRVSTLNEIDEMVDFFDVLPEYDIAMYTHKKMKTNSEIALSSLKQARTLLQNLPQWSEEAIHDSLMNLIQELGIKNGQMLWPVRTALSGKQFTPGGAIEIAHILGQAEALRRMDIGIAKLSEQA, from the coding sequence ATGGAAAAAGTTAGAACTAGATTTGCACCCAGCCCTACAGGCTACATGCACATCGGAAATCTTCGCACAGCCCTTTACGAATACCTGGTCGCAAAAAAGGATGACGGAACCTTTATCCTGCGGATTGAAGATACGGACCAGGAACGTTTGGTTGAAGGCGCTGTAGATCTGATCTACTCCACATTAAAGGAATGTGGCCTGGAGCATGATGAAGGACCGGACATCGGCGGTGATTATGGCTCCTATGTTCAGTCGGAACGCATGGCTTCCGGCATTTATAAAGAATATGCGGAAAAGCTGATCGAACTGGGCGGTGCGCATTACTGCTTCTGCAGTGAAGATGACATCCACCATCAGAAGGAAGAAGCAGAAGCGAAAGGCGTATCCTTCAAGTACAACGATCCCTGCCACAACATGACGCTGGAAGAAGCCCGGCAGCGGATTGCCAACGGTGAGAAGTACGTCGTGCGGCAGAACATCCCACTGACCGGAACCACATCGTTTGAGGATGAAGTTTACGGCCATATTGAAGTTGAAAACAGCATCCTGGATGAAAGCATTCTGCTGAAATCGGATGGATTCCCGACCTACAATTTTGCCAACATTATCGATGATCATATGATGAACATCACCCATGTTGTCCGCGGCAACGAATATCTTTCCTCAACGCCGAAATACAATCTTGTATATCAGGCGTTTGGCTGGAACATTCCAAAGTACATCCATCTGCCGCCGGTCATGAAAGATGAGCATCATAAGTTAAGCAAGCGCAACGGTGATGCTTCATTCCAGGATCTGGTCGCTAAGGGTTATCTTCCAGCGGCAATTCTCAACTACATTGCCTTGTTAGGCTGGTCACCGGAAACCGAGCAGGAAATCTACTCGCTGGACGAATTGAAAAAAGCCTTCTCTGTGGAGCGCATCAGCAAGTCGCCGGCGATCTTCGATATCGAAAAACTGACATGGATGAACGGCATGTATATCCGCAGTATGTCATTGGAACAGTTCCATCAGCTGGCATTGCCGCATCTGCATAATGCGGTCAAAGGCGATTTCGATCTGCTTGAGATCAGCAAGATCCTGCAGCCGCGCGTGTCAACGCTCAATGAAATTGATGAAATGGTGGATTTCTTTGATGTTCTGCCGGAATATGACATCGCCATGTATACGCACAAGAAGATGAAAACCAATTCAGAAATTGCCCTGTCTTCCTTAAAGCAGGCCCGCACACTGCTGCAGAATCTTCCGCAGTGGAGCGAGGAAGCCATTCATGATTCACTGATGAATCTGATTCAGGAATTGGGCATCAAGAATGGTCAGATGCTGTGGCCGGTC
- a CDS encoding YkvA family protein: MPKNDIKNQFRAKIKACKAALPALYSAFKDPRTPNLARFLCFLTVGYALSPIDLIPDFIPILGALDDLLLLPLMITAAIKLIPAEVWQECQAQAQALPPKQRRYAVPIALFWLIVLLLLLKVFFH; encoded by the coding sequence ATGCCAAAAAATGATATCAAAAACCAATTCAGGGCAAAAATCAAAGCCTGCAAGGCAGCCCTGCCCGCATTATACAGCGCTTTCAAAGATCCGCGGACGCCGAATCTGGCCCGTTTTTTATGCTTCCTGACAGTCGGCTACGCCCTGTCCCCGATTGATCTGATTCCTGATTTCATCCCGATTCTGGGTGCTTTGGATGATCTGCTTCTGCTTCCGCTGATGATCACAGCCGCGATCAAATTAATTCCCGCAGAAGTTTGGCAGGAATGTCAGGCACAAGCGCAGGCACTGCCGCCGAAGCAGCGGCGTTATGCAGTTCCAATCGCTCTGTTTTGGCTGATCGTTCTGCTTTTGCTTTTGAAAGTATTTTTCCATTAA